A stretch of the Ferviditalea candida genome encodes the following:
- the trmB gene encoding tRNA (guanosine(46)-N7)-methyltransferase TrmB, whose protein sequence is MRLRGKKMTEEMLQRLSGLMVDEAESYKGRWAEWFGNNRPIHVELGMGKGKFISEMSVLHPDVNFIGVDMYDTLIHRAVEKAFVVWKEAHGTAPMNIALVRMNIEHIEKVFADSEVERIYLNFSDPWPKKRHAKRRLTHPEFLKKYLQLLNERGEIHFKTDSRQLFEFSLNAFSDMGLRMRNISLDLHAEGPAANNVMTEYESKFFDQGVNIHRCEVIVGERALQEHVHKLREILRKY, encoded by the coding sequence GTGAGGCTGAGAGGCAAAAAAATGACGGAGGAAATGCTTCAACGGCTGTCGGGTCTGATGGTTGACGAAGCGGAATCATATAAGGGGAGATGGGCCGAATGGTTTGGCAATAACCGTCCGATTCACGTAGAGCTTGGCATGGGCAAAGGGAAATTCATCAGCGAGATGAGCGTGCTTCATCCTGATGTGAATTTCATCGGCGTGGATATGTACGATACCTTGATTCACCGGGCGGTTGAAAAAGCATTCGTCGTATGGAAAGAAGCGCATGGCACCGCCCCGATGAATATAGCATTGGTCAGGATGAATATCGAGCACATCGAGAAGGTTTTCGCTGACAGTGAAGTCGAGCGGATTTATTTGAACTTCAGCGATCCTTGGCCCAAAAAGCGGCACGCCAAAAGAAGATTGACCCATCCCGAGTTCCTGAAAAAATACTTGCAGTTGCTCAACGAACGGGGGGAAATCCATTTCAAGACGGATTCGCGTCAGCTGTTTGAATTTTCACTGAACGCTTTCTCCGATATGGGACTCCGCATGCGGAACATTTCCCTTGATCTGCACGCCGAAGGGCCTGCTGCCAACAACGTTATGACGGAATATGAAAGCAAATTTTTTGATCAGGGCGTCAACATTCACCGCTGCGAGGTTATCGTCGGGGAACGAGCCCTGCAGGAGCATGTGCATAAGCTCAGGGAAATTCTTCGGAAATATTAA
- a CDS encoding formate dehydrogenase accessory protein FdhE: MEMLATIESRWKRLKDKNKTIKSMADIHQDLMKEMIMYTPNFTPFPLSEDEIKAKWRNGDYLLDGLEDQVDLSFAVPLFRKLIDWSGLEKAKHSLKKLKKSVTDQEIRLVLAESLRNHDKPLWELSERYNVDIPLIAVLVQYSLLPTLDRYSRAWTRCPDLEEWGKGYCPVCGSHPILSEYRDSENFRFLRCGSCGCDWMFQRVMCANCHSTDHKNLDFLFVEEEKNKYRIDVCDGCKTYIKGVNVLEPQSYPLIYLEEMATLHLDLIAQEQGYQRC, encoded by the coding sequence ATGGAAATGCTTGCAACAATCGAAAGCCGGTGGAAAAGGCTAAAGGACAAAAATAAAACGATAAAATCAATGGCCGACATCCACCAGGATTTAATGAAGGAAATGATCATGTATACGCCCAACTTTACACCTTTCCCGTTGTCCGAAGATGAAATAAAAGCGAAGTGGCGTAATGGAGATTACTTGCTTGATGGCTTGGAAGATCAAGTGGATTTATCATTTGCCGTTCCATTGTTTCGGAAATTGATCGATTGGTCGGGATTGGAAAAAGCAAAGCACTCCTTGAAAAAGCTGAAAAAGTCTGTAACAGACCAGGAAATCCGTCTTGTTTTGGCGGAAAGCCTCCGCAACCATGACAAACCCTTGTGGGAATTATCGGAACGGTACAATGTGGATATTCCCTTGATTGCCGTCTTGGTCCAGTACAGTTTATTGCCCACGCTTGACCGCTACAGCCGTGCCTGGACCCGTTGTCCGGACCTGGAAGAATGGGGAAAAGGATATTGTCCGGTGTGCGGAAGCCATCCGATCCTGTCGGAATACCGCGATTCGGAAAATTTCCGCTTTCTGCGCTGCGGTTCCTGCGGCTGCGATTGGATGTTCCAGAGGGTCATGTGCGCCAACTGTCACAGCACGGATCACAAAAATTTGGATTTCCTGTTTGTTGAAGAGGAAAAAAACAAATACCGCATTGATGTTTGCGACGGCTGCAAAACATACATAAAAGGGGTAAACGTGCTGGAGCCTCAATCCTACCCACTCATTTATTTGGAAGAAATGGCTACCCTTCATCTGGATCTGATTGCACAGGAGCAGGGATATCAGCGGTGTTAG